A window of Cupriavidus taiwanensis contains these coding sequences:
- a CDS encoding DUF5343 domain-containing protein, with translation MAETGQKTDHDVGGGDDSYRTAFSSHRDLEIGAPTPHYDRLRDPSDWKRVLGERVRDTYSALFAMDPNIYAANEGEL, from the coding sequence GTGGCAGAGACCGGCCAGAAAACCGACCATGACGTCGGGGGGGGCGATGACTCTTATCGAACGGCTTTCAGCAGCCACAGGGACCTCGAGATTGGCGCTCCAACTCCTCATTATGATCGCCTGCGGGATCCTTCGGATTGGAAACGGGTACTTGGCGAGCGGGTCCGTGACACCTATTCCGCCCTTTTTGCAATGGATCCCAATATCTACGCCGCTAACGAAGGAGAATTATAG